TCTTCGGGAACAAGCAAGCCGGGCAGGCCCATTTCGACAAGCCCCCGCCAGATCGCCGGATCTCGTTTGTCTCCCTGATCGAGGCGGCGCAGCACTTCCTGTCCGTGAATGGCGGCCAGATAGTCGCGCACACTTTCGGTCAGCAGCAGTTGGTCTTCGGTGAAGCGGAAATCCATCTCTCTGTTCCCTTCAGCCATTACCGATACGTGGCAGGCCCAAAAGCCGTTCCGCGGTGATGTTGCGCTGGACTTCGTTCGATCCCGCATAAATCGGACCCGACAGCGAGAACATATAGCCTTCGAGCCACTGGTTGACCGAACCGTCTTCAAAATGCTTGAGTTCGGCATAAGCACCCAGAAGCTGCATCGCGGTGCGGTGCATCGAACGGTCAAGTTCCGACCAGAAAATCTTGTTCAGACTTGCCTCGGCACCGATTTTCCCGCCGGCCATGATTTTCGCGGCAACAGCATAAGTGTTGTAGGCATAGGCCTGTGCCGCCATCCATGCTTGCAGGACTGCTTCGCGCGCCGACGGTGCGGCATCCTCTTCATGCTTGCGATATAGTTCGACCAGCCGTTTCGCTGTTGCCTGGAACCTGCCGGGCGAGCGCAACATCAGGCCGCGTTCAAAGCCGGCCGTTGCCATCGCCACATTCCAGCCTTCGCCTTCGCCGGCGAGGCAATTTTCCACCGGCACGCGTACTTCATCGAAGAACAGTTCGGCAAAACCCGTGTCGCCATGCAGTTGTCGGATCGGGCGGCGGGTGATGCCGGGCGTGTTGAGGTCAAACAGGATGAAGGTCAGCCCTTTGTGGCGCTTGCTCTCCGGATCGGTGCGGAAAATGCCGAAGCCCCAGTCGGCAAAGGCGGCACGGCTGCTCCACGTCTTTTGTCCGGTGATGACATAATGGTCACCATCCCGCACGGCCTTGGATGAAATTGCGGCCATGTCGCTGCCCGCGCCGGGTTCCGACCAGGCCTGCGCCCAGATCACCTCACCCCGCGCCATCGGCGGCAGGAAACGTTGTTTCTGCTCTTCTGTGCCAAATTCCATGATCGTCGGGCCGAGCAGGAATATGCCATTCTGGTTTGCCCGGTTGGGGCCGCCGGCACGGAAATATTCTTCCTCGAAAATCAGCCACTGGATCAGGTCAAGCCCGCGTCCGCCATAGATTTCGGGCCAGGTGACCATGCCCCAATTGCCGCTGGCAAGGGTCCGTTCCCATTCGACATGGCTGTCAAAACCTTCGCGGCACTCCAGGGTAACCAGCGGCTCCTTGGGAACATGCGCCTCCATCCACGCGCGCACTTCGGCGCGGAAGGCTTCCTGTTCGGGGGTATAGTGCAATTGCATCAGAATTCGGCTGCCTTGCCCGTGTCGACGAAAGCGTCGCGTGATTTTTGGCTGTCTTCGTGCATGTACATTTCGAGGGTGAAGCCCTGTTCCCAGCGATAGCCGCGATCAACGTCGCGCGGTTCAAGGCCGTTCAATGCTTCTTTTGCGATGACCAATGCCTTGCGCGATTTGGACGCAATGACGGCGCAGAAGGCGCGTGCTTCGGTTTCCAGTGTTTCGCGCGGCACAATCTTTTCCACCGCGCCAAGGCGATAGGCCTCTTCGGCAGGGATATTGCCGCCGGTGAAAAAGGCAGCGCGCACCTTGTGCAAGGGCAACATGCGCGACAAATGGCTCGCCCCGCCCATTGCACCACGATCCACCTCGGGAAGGCTGAAATAGGCGTCGTCGGCAGCGATGATCGTGTCGCTTGCCCCGCAAATGCCGATACCTCCGCCGATCACGAATTTGTGCACCGCGCTGACCACGGGCACTTCAGCGTCGCGGATCGCCTTGAAGGTCAGATAATTGCCGCGGTTCAAAATGGTGATGCGTTCGGGATGCGCCTGCATCTCCTTGATATCGACGCCGCCACAAAAGCCACGGCCTTCGGCACGGATCAGGATGCAGTTCACGTCGGGATTGCGCCCGGCATTGGTGATGATGTCGGGGATCGCCATCCATGTGTCGCTGTCAAAAGCGTTTACGGGCGGCACGTCGAAGACGATTTCCGCGATTTTGTCCTTGATGGTGCAGGTTATGGGCATGGATTTCCTCTCAGGCCTTCAGGGCAGCAAGCGCCGTCAATCGGGCTTCGGCCTCGGCCATGATGCTATCAATCAATTGCTGGCAGTCGGGCAGGTCGGCGAGCCGACCGGCGACCATTCCGGTG
This portion of the Sphingobium sp. genome encodes:
- a CDS encoding acyl-CoA dehydrogenase family protein yields the protein MQLHYTPEQEAFRAEVRAWMEAHVPKEPLVTLECREGFDSHVEWERTLASGNWGMVTWPEIYGGRGLDLIQWLIFEEEYFRAGGPNRANQNGIFLLGPTIMEFGTEEQKQRFLPPMARGEVIWAQAWSEPGAGSDMAAISSKAVRDGDHYVITGQKTWSSRAAFADWGFGIFRTDPESKRHKGLTFILFDLNTPGITRRPIRQLHGDTGFAELFFDEVRVPVENCLAGEGEGWNVAMATAGFERGLMLRSPGRFQATAKRLVELYRKHEEDAAPSAREAVLQAWMAAQAYAYNTYAVAAKIMAGGKIGAEASLNKIFWSELDRSMHRTAMQLLGAYAELKHFEDGSVNQWLEGYMFSLSGPIYAGSNEVQRNITAERLLGLPRIGNG
- a CDS encoding enoyl-CoA hydratase family protein; translation: MPITCTIKDKIAEIVFDVPPVNAFDSDTWMAIPDIITNAGRNPDVNCILIRAEGRGFCGGVDIKEMQAHPERITILNRGNYLTFKAIRDAEVPVVSAVHKFVIGGGIGICGASDTIIAADDAYFSLPEVDRGAMGGASHLSRMLPLHKVRAAFFTGGNIPAEEAYRLGAVEKIVPRETLETEARAFCAVIASKSRKALVIAKEALNGLEPRDVDRGYRWEQGFTLEMYMHEDSQKSRDAFVDTGKAAEF